The DNA sequence CACACTGCCGAGGAACATCGACTCCTCGACCGTGCCCGCCACGCCCGCCGTGTCGGTGGCGTCGAGCAGGCGCACGTTCTCCGGCCGCACGAAGGCCTCGGCGGGTCCGTCGGCCCGCTCCCCCAGCACCGGCGCCACCGCGCCGAGCACATGCGCGCGCCCGCCCACGACGTCGGCCGGGAGCACGCTCGAATGCCCGACGAATGCCGCGACCGCCGGTGAGGCCGGCCGCAGGTAGAGCTCCTCGGGGGCGCCGACCTGCTCGATCCGCCCCGCGTCCATGACGGCGATGCGGTCCGAGACGGCCAGGGCCTCCTCCTGGTCGTGCGTGACGAACACCGTGGTGATGCCCAGACGCAGTTGGAGTCGGCGGATCTCGTCGCGCAGGCCCGTGCGCACCTTGGCGTCGAGCGCCGACAGCGGCTCGTCGAGCAGCAGCACGCGCGGCGCGGTCACGAGCGCCCGGGCGAGGGCGACGCGCTGCTGCTGCCCACCCGAGAGCTGGTGCGGATACCGCTCGGCCAGGTGGTCGAGTCCGACGAGGCCGAGCGCGTCGTCGGCCCGGCGAGCCGCCTCGCGACGCTCGACGCCCCGTCGGCGCAGGCCGAACATGGTGTTGGCCCGCACGCTCAGGTGCGGGAACAGCGAGTACGCCTGGAACACCATGCCCACGTCGCGGCGGTGCGTCGGCACCCGTGAGACGTCCTGGCCGCCGATCCGCACCGCGCCCGCCGTGGCCTGCTCAAGCCCGGCCAGCACGCGCAGCGCCGTCGTCTTGCCGCAGCCCGAGGGTCCCAGCAGGCAGACGAGCTCGCCCGGGCGGACGGCCAGATCGACGCCGTGCAGCACGCGCGTGGCCCCGAACTCCTTCACGACGCCCTCGAAGGTGACGTCCGCGGCCGCGCGCGACGTGGGGGCGGTCTGGGTCATGGGCATCTCAGGATCCTTCCGGGCGGGCGCCCGACCCGCGCGCGCCCGCCCGGCCGATGGCCAGGAGCAGCACGAACACGAGGGCCAGGGCCAGGAGCGACAGGATCACCGCGACGTACGGGTCCTGGCGGTTGACGACGAACAGCGCGGTCTGCAGGTTCTGCCGCGCCAGCAGCGACGCGATCGTGAACTCCCCCAGCACGACCGCGACCGAGATGAGCGAGGCGGTCAGCAGCCCGCCGCGCAGGTTGGGGGCGAGCACGCGCAGCAGCACGGTGGGCCACCCAGACCCGAGCGTGCGGGCCGCCTCGGCGAGCGTGCGCACGCCGATCGCGTCGATCGCGGCCTGGATCGAGCGGTGCGCGTACGGCAGCGCCGTGACACCGTAGGCGAGCGCGAGCGACCAGACGCCCGT is a window from the Xylanimonas ulmi genome containing:
- a CDS encoding ABC transporter ATP-binding protein; this translates as MTQTAPTSRAAADVTFEGVVKEFGATRVLHGVDLAVRPGELVCLLGPSGCGKTTALRVLAGLEQATAGAVRIGGQDVSRVPTHRRDVGMVFQAYSLFPHLSVRANTMFGLRRRGVERREAARRADDALGLVGLDHLAERYPHQLSGGQQQRVALARALVTAPRVLLLDEPLSALDAKVRTGLRDEIRRLQLRLGITTVFVTHDQEEALAVSDRIAVMDAGRIEQVGAPEELYLRPASPAVAAFVGHSSVLPADVVGGRAHVLGAVAPVLGERADGPAEAFVRPENVRLLDATDTAGVAGTVEESMFLGSVRRTLVRTADGHLVRVQHRAGERLAFGESVRVALDDVPLAVR
- a CDS encoding ABC transporter permease, yielding MRRGLGPGPATRTAIALVVGAVFLVPIASMVEFTLRDGDGHSLVHWATLFDPAGAGKYAPIREGLVNSLVLAAVTVAIVLLLLAPTMVLVTLRLPHLRRPFELLALLPVSLPAIVLVVGLAPIYRVIGQTIGTGVWSLALAYGVTALPYAHRSIQAAIDAIGVRTLAEAARTLGSGWPTVLLRVLAPNLRGGLLTASLISVAVVLGEFTIASLLARQNLQTALFVVNRQDPYVAVILSLLALALVFVLLLAIGRAGARGSGARPEGS